The genomic region TATTGCAATTTTAATAAATCAAATCATAATTCAGTTATATCATTATGAAATTCCAGATGCGATTTCTGATTATTATCAAAATCTATCAACGAAAAAACATGATTTACTCACAACTTTGATTGTAGGTGCATGGTCGAGTTTGATGGCATGGTTTGGTTTGAGTGGCCCATATAATAATCAAATAAATTATGATTCTAATCCTGCAACGGTTGCTAATGCAACTTTTGCTTTGAAGAACCATGACGTTTGGAATGTGCCATACAAATATACAGCAACTACTTTATATCATAGCTTTGGAACATTTGGTGGAGTAGGTTCAACTTTAGCATTAGTAATTGCAATAATTTTAGTTTCAAGAACAGAACATTATCACCGAGTTGCTCGTTGGTCAGCATTTCCAGTGCTATTCAATACAAATCAATCAATTTTATTAGGAATTCCAGTATTGTTTAATCCAATTTATTTGATTCCATTTGTATGTACTCCTGTTATCAATATGTTAATTGCTGCATTAGCAATTCATTTAAAGATTATGCCACCAGTCACATATCCTGTGCCGCTAGCTACTCCGGGAGTATTAAATGCTTTCATTGGTACTGGTGGAAATTTCATTGCACTTTTTATTGGGATATTAGTTTTGGCAATCGACGTAATAATCTACATCCCATTTGTGAAGTTTTCAGATCGGATAAAGGTTGAATTAGAAGTTCAATCATTGAAAACTAAAACAAAGTTAATGAAATAGGGAGATGGACATATGACAGTTAATCGTAAACATAGTCGAATCGTATTACTTGTTATTTTTATTTTATTAATTGGATTAGCAATTCCATCCTATATTTGGACAAAAAGAAATATTCAAGATTTAGGTAAATGGCAGAACTCCCGTTTATCACCAGTCATTATGATTCCTGGAAGTTCAGCAACAATTAATCGATTTGATGACTTAGTAAAGCTTTTAAATAAAAATGATCATCAAAAGCACAGTTTACTGAAAGTGAAAGTCTACAATAATGGCAAAATCAAATATTATGGCAAAATTCGTTCAGGAGATAATGAACCAATTATTGTAGTGGGATTCGAAAATAATCATGATGGATACAATAACATTTTAAAACAAGCTAAAATGTTTAATGAGGCTTTTAAATCATTGCAGAAACGGTACTATTTCAATAATTTTAAAGCGATTGGACATTCAAATGGTGGATTAGTTTATACGGCTTTTCTTGAAAAATATTATAAAGATTATGACGTTAAAATGACACGATTAATGACAATTGGATCACCATTTAACTTTGGAGAATCTAACTTAAAATATAAAACACAAATGTTAGCTGATTTTATCAAACAACGAGGTAACTTACCTAAAGATTTAGTTGTATATTCAGTTGCTGGGACTGAAAACTATGACTCTGATGGTTTAGTACCAGTTAACAGTGTCGAAGCTGGAAAATACGTATTTCAAAATCAGGTAAAAAGTTATACAGAAATTACAGTAACTGGGATTAATGCACAACATTCAGATTTACCTCAAAATCAACAAATTGTTGATTTAATTCAAAAATATATTTTAGATAATCAAATGCCAAAAAATGACAATGACGTCAAGAAGGATAACAAATAATTTAATTATAAGAAATTCTTGATTATGTTTAAGGAATGTACTCATTTTGATAAAATAGAAGTAAATTATCAATAAAGGAGAGGCAATTTCTTGCAAACGTTTGGGATTATTGTACTTATTATTTGGTTATTGAACTTGTTAGCTGCAATTATCACGGTTTTCCATGAAAAACGCGATATTTCAACTACTTGGGCATGGTTATTAGTGTTAGTATTTATTCCTGTATTAGGATTTATCTTGTATCTATTTGTTGGGCGTAAAATTTCGCATGATAAAATATTTACAATTCAAAAAGAACAAGAAAAAGTTATTAATGCATTAACGAAACGCCAAAAAGAAATGTGGCAAAAACGCGACTTAGATAAAGATAGTACTCAACAAGAGCGTGAATTAGAGCATTTATTCCTTGAGTCTGAAGGGGCTTTTTTAACTACTAATAATCAAACAAAGTTATTTGACGATGGAAAAGTCTTTTTTAAGGCGTTAATTGATGATATTAATCAAGCCAAGGATAGTATTCACGTTGAATTCTATACATTTTATGCAGATGATATAGGACATGAAGTCTTGCATGCCCTCGAAAATGCTGCTGCTCGTGGCGTTGAAGTGCGTGTTTTATATGATATGTGGGGTTCTAAAGGAACTAATTACAAATTCTTTAAAAAGCTAGAAGAACTTGGCGGAGCTGCTCAAGGCTTCATTTCTAGTTCTGCTAAACAAGTAATTACAACACCAAGATTAAATTACCATGATCACCGTAAACTAGTAATTATCGATGGTAAGACTGGGTATATTGGTGGATTTAATATCGGAGATCAATATCTTGGAAGATTACCTAAATATGGATATTGGAGTGATACTCACATGCGTGTATATGGCATGGCTGTAATTCAGATGCAAGCTCGTTTTATGATGGATTGGAATACAACTTGTCGTCGTACAACCAAAAAACGATTTGAATTCGAAAAACGTTTCTTCCCTGTGTTTGAAGGAAATGGCCATACAAAAATGCAAATTGTGTCATCTGGCCCAGATAGTGAAAGACAATCAATTAAACGTGGTTATCAAAAGATAATCTCTACTGCACAAAATTATTTATACATTCAAACACCATATTTGATTCCAGATGATTCAGTTCTAGAGTCATTAGTAATTGCTGCTTTATCTGGAGTGGATGTAAGAATTATGATTCCATGTAAACCAGATCATCCATTTGTATATCGTGCAACTGAATATTATGCAAAATATTTAGTTGATAATGGCGTAAAGGTTTACCGTTATGACAATGGATTCTTACATGCTAAGACCATGATTACTGATGATACAATTTCTTCAGTTGGATCTGCTAACTTAGATTTTAGAAGTTTCAAATTGAATTTTGAATGTAATGCATTTTGTTATGATGATGATTTGACTAAACAACTAAAAGCTATATATGAAAAAGATCTAGAAAATTGTACTTTATTAACACCTGAATATTTTGATAAACAATCTCGTTGGCGGAAATTTAAACAATATTTCTCACGTTTGCTTTCACCAACATTGTAATTGAAAAAGAAACCATAATTATTTATGGTTTCTTTTTTTCAAGCAAGAATTTTTGATATGACGCGCAGTTTCTTTGCATTCTTAAAAAATAATTAAGAAACGATTATAAAAATGATATAATTAAAGATAAAAGCATGAAAGGTGTGTATTTTATGGAATCTGAAAATGGTTCGCAAAAAAAGATGGGCCTTATCGCATTAGTTTTAATGATTGTTTCTTCAATTTACGGGATTGGAAATACAGCGATTGGGTTCTATCAAATGGGATATGCTGGGATTATTTGGTATGTTCTAGCAGCAATCTTATTCTTCATTCCTGCTGCATTAATGTTTGCAGAATATGGATCAGTTTTGAAAGATGCCCATGGGGGAATTTATTCATGGCTTGAATTCGCAGTTGGAGAAAAATTTGCTTTTACGGGGACATTTATTTGGTTAGCCTCATGGATTATTTGGCTATTAACAAATACTTCAATGAACTTTATTAATTTCTCAGAAGCAATTTTCGGTAAAGATACTACTCAAAGTTGGCATTTATTTGGGCTATCATCTAATGCTACATTAGGAATTTTAGGAGTAATCTTTATTTTTGCAGTTACATTTTGTGCTATACGTGGTTTTGATAAGATTTCTAAAATTGCTTCTATTGGAGGAATTTTTGTAATCTTTTGTTCAGCCTTTGTATTTTTAGGAAGTATCATTTGTATATTTATGCAACATGGACATTTTGCACAACCTTTAACTGCTAATGGATTTATTAAATCTCCAAATCCACTATTTTCAACACCATTAGGAATGTTATCATTTATTGTTTATGCAATCTTCTCTTATGGTGGAATGGAAACAATGGGTGGTGTAACAGATAAAGTAAAAAACTCTGAACGTACATTTCCACGTGCTGTAATCATTGCTGGTTTATTTATGATTATTGCATATGCGGTATTAATGCTATTCTGGGGTGTTACAGCAAACTGGAATCATTTATTAAACCATTCAAGTGTTGATTTAGGAAATGTTCCATATGTTTTAATAAGTAATTTAGGTTATACTTTAGCGATCCATTTTGGAGCAACTGTAGTTGTTGCAAATGAAATCGGTAAGTGGCTTGTTAGAATTATGGGATTAGTGCAATTATTAGCGTTTACCGCAACTTTCTTTGTAATGGTATATTCTCCATTAAAATCATTTATTATGGGTTCACCTAAACATTTCTGGCCTAAGAGTATTACAAAATTAAATGACAAAAAGATGCCTGCAAATGCTATGTTATGGCAAGCCGGATTGATTTCGGTCGCATTGCTTTTAATTTCATTTGGTGGTTCTACAGCACAAGATTTTTATACTATTTTAATTGATATGATGAATGTTTCTACTTCAGTACCATATTTATTTTTAATTGGTGCCTTTCCATTCTTTAAGAAGAAAATGGCAGGAAAAGAGCAATCATTTGAAGTATATAAGAGTCAACGAACAACATGGGTTGTTACAATCATTGCATGGCTAACAGTCTTATTTGGAATTATCTTTTCTGTAATCAAGCCAATTTTTGACCATGATATCAAAACTTTCGTTTGGACAGCAATCGGGCCAATCTTCTTTGGTATTTTAGCTTTAGTCATTTTATATTTCGATAATAAAAGAAATTCCAAATATGATTTAACAGATGACAATCAAGAAGATGAAGAATAACTAAAGAGATGAGAATATATTTCTCATCTCTTTTTTTTTGACATAAGACAGGATGAATGTTCGGGTATAAGTGGTTAATTTTTAAAAAATATGTTCAGTATTAAGTAAAAAATATTATATAATAAAAATATAAGTTATATTTTAACCAAGGGAGAGTTGAATCTTGAAAGTTTTTGATTATGAGAATGTTCAATTGATACCTAATAAATGTATTATTAAAAGTAGAAAAGATGCTGATCCAAGTATTGATTTTGGTCATCATCACTTTAAAATACCCGTTGTTCCTGCTAATATGGCAAGTGTAATTGATGAAAAACTTGCAATTTGGTTAGCGGACAATGGGTATTTTTATGTAATGCATCGTTTTGAACCAGCAAAAAGATTTGATTTTGTTAAAATGATGCATGCCCGGGGATTATTTGCTTCAATTTCATTAGGAATTAAAGACAGTGAATATAATTTAATTGATCAATTTAAAGCAAATGGGATTCAACCAGAATATATTACTATTGATGTTGCACATGGACATTCAATATATGTGATGAAAATGGTGGAATATGTAAAACAAAATTTACCTGATACATTTGTGATTGTTGGTAATGTTGCTACACCACAAGCGGTTATTGATTTAGAAAATTCAGGAGCGGATGCAACTAAAGTCGGAATAGGTCCTGGAAAAGCATGCATTACTAAATTAAAAACTGGCTTTGGAACTGCAGGATGGCAGTTATCAGCTATTTGGCAATGCAGTCAAGTTGCTAAAAAACCAATTGTTGCTGATGGAGGAATCCGGTATAACGGCGATATTGCGAAATCAATTCGTTTTGGTGCTTCAATGGTTATGATCGGTTCAATGTTTGCTGGGCATTTGGAATCACCTGGTGAAATAATTGAACGTGATGGGAAAAAATATAAAAAATATTGGGGATCGGCATCAAGCGTTCAAAAGCATGATATTCATAATGTAGAGGGAAAGGAACTTCTTGTCCCATATCGCGGAAAAATCGCTGATACATTGACCTCAATGGAAGAAGATTTACAATCTTCGATTTCATATGCAGGTGGTAAAGATTTAGATGCATTAAGAAAAGTTGATTTTAAAATAATTGAAAACTCAATAATTAATGGTGATTATTTAGGATAATAAAAAAGGCTGTGAATTACACAGCCTTTTTATATATAGAATAATTGCTAAAAATAGTCTTTAAAGACTTACAAAAGAATTAAACTTCATGTATTTATAATGTAATCTCATGTTAGAAAATTCAAGTGGGGTACCATTATCTAAGAAGAAAATTCCTTCCATTACTCCAGTTGGTTCGGTTGGAGTTAATTGTAATAACTCTTGATCATGTGCAGTTGATGGTTCTGCATACACAGACATAAATGATTTTGAAACGGATTGTTTGAGTTCTTGTTGAACATATTCAAAAATTGATTTTTCTAAAATGCTACTACTCAATTTAGGAAGCAATTTAATTGGAATATATCCAGTTTCAATCATGAATGGCTGATCATCAAAGAAACGAAGACGCTCGATTTTATAAACAAAATCTTCTGGTTGAATAAAAAGATCACGTTGTAATTCTTCGGTGGGACGAACTACATTAAAATCTAATACTTTTACTGTAGGCTTTTCACCATTAAGTTTAAAGTTATCAGAAACCCCTAAGTTTTTGCCAGAACCATAATTAAAAACTGATTCATTTTTTAAATATAAGGGATTAATAAATGTTCCTGATCCACGTTTTTTAAAAATAATACCATCATTTGCCATTCGACTTAGAGCACGTTTGATTGAACTTCGACTAACATCATATGATTCAGCTAAACTTCGCTCATCTGGCAATTTCATATCAGGAAATTTTTGTGCAAAAATTTTTTCTTTTAAATCACCAATGATTTGTTGATAAATTAATTCAGCCATGAGAATTTAGACTCCTTAAAGTAATGCTAATACCAGTTAAGCACAGGAAAGCAAACTTGACAAGGAAAATATTTCTTAATATAAATTGTAATTAGTGCAAAGCAAATTAAAAAAGTATATAATTAACCACAGTTAATTTATTTTATATTTAATATATATTAGTTTATAGTAAGCTTAGTTCTTACTACTAGGAGGAAATTATGGCATCAGTATTAGTTGTAGGTGGAGCTGGATATATTGGCTCTCACATGGTTGACCGTTTAATTGAAAACGGTGAAGATACAGTGGTTGTTGATAATTTATCTACAGGTCATCGTGCTTCAGTTAGCGATAAAGCTAAATTCTACGAAGGTGATGTTGCAGATAAAGACTTCATGCGTAAAGTCTTTAAAGAAAATCCTGAAATTGATACAGTTATTCACTTTGCAGCATATTCATTGGTTGGTGAATCAATGCACAAGCCATTGAAATACTTCGATAATAACGTTGCAGGCTTAATCAAACTTCTTGAAGTTATGAAAGAAGTTAATGTTAAGAATCTTGTATTCTCATCATCCGCAGCAACTTATGGAATTCCTGATCATATGCCAATCAAGGAATCAGATCCACAAAGCCCAATTAACCCATATGGTGAAAGTAAATTAATGATGGAAAAAATCATGAAATGGGCTGATGAAGCATATGGAATCAAGTATGTAGCTTTGCGTTACTTCAACGTTGCAGGTGCAAAGCCAGATGGATCAATTGGTGAAGACCACGGTCCAGAAACTCACCTAGTTCCAATTATTTTACAAGTTGCTTTAGGTGAACGTGAAAAATTACAAATCTATGGTGATGATTACAATACTCCAGATGGTACAAACATCCGTGATTATGTTCACCCATACGATTTAGCAGATGCACACATTTTAGCAATGAATTACTTGCGTGATGGTAAACCATCAGATGCTTTTAACTTAGGTTCATCTACTGGTTTCTCAAACTTAGAAATGTTAAAAGCTGCTCGTGAAGTAACAGGAAAAGAAATTCCTGCTGAAATTGCTGGCCGTCGTGGCGGAGATCCAGATTCACTTGTTGCAGCTTCAGATAAAGCACGTGAAGTTTTAGGTTGGGAACCTAAATATGATGATGTTCACAGTTTAATTGAAACTGCATGGGCATGGCACTCAAAACATCCACATGGTTTTGAAGATTAATTAAAAAGAGAATGGAAGTATTCCATTCTCTTTTTTTAAACATAAAAATAAATTTTTAAATTTAAATTATTTTTGCAAACAGTTATCGCATCTCATTGTGAAAACTGTTTCTAATGTTGTAAACTAAAATTATAGCAGGGAAAGAAAATGTTAGACGCTTTTACTTTTGGGAGGATTGGAAATGAAAATTTTACAAAAAACATTTGGTCGCTATAATAATGAAAAAGTTACAGAAATTAAATTAGTCAATGATAATGATGTAGCAATTTCTTGTCTTACAATGGGAGCAATTTGGCACCAATTTTTAGTTCCTACTGAAGAAGGCAAATATCAAAATTTATTACTAAGTTTTGATGGAATTGATGACTACTATTCAAATACACAAAACATTTGTAAATCAATTGGACGTGTAGCAGGAAGAATCAAAAATGCTTCATATGATTTAAATGGAAAGCATTTTGTATTGCCAGAAAATGACCATGGTAATACTCTTCATGGTGGTCCACATGGATTTTCAACTTGGAATTGGAATTATTCAACTTCAAGTAATAAGAATAGTGTGAGCGTAATTTTTCAAAAGAAGATTGATGAAACAATGGATCAATTTCCTGGAAACATCCTTGCTACAATTATCTATACTTTAAATAACAATAATAAAGTAACAATTACGTACAGTGCGATGAATGGTAAAGAAGATACATTATTCAATCCCACATGCCATGTTTACTTTAATTTGAGTGATCGGCGTGATTTAACAACACACGAATTAGAAATTAATAGTGATAATATTTTAGAAACTAATAGTGATTTAATTCCAACAGGAAACTTAATTCCAGTCGAAAATACGCCATATGATTTCCGCAATTTTAAGAATGTTGCCTTAACAGTTGGTGAAGTTCATGGTTTAGATACAGCATATGTTGTGAATGAACCAGGACATGGGATTAAACCAGTTGCTGTTTTAAGAGATAAAGCAAGTAATCGTCAAATTACTGTAAATTCTGATCGAAATGGATTAATAGTTTATACTCCTGAAGATATCCAGGGACAAAAGATTTCATTTAGTCGAGATAAGGGTAGTTTGGCTAATAAAAATGAAGGAATTGCACTAGAAGCACAAATGTTACCAGATGCAATTCATCAAGACAATTTTGGTGATATTGTATTACCACGTTATAGTAAACGGACATATCGGATGTCATTTACATTTAAACAATTACCTAAGAATGAGTAGAAAGATTTTAAAGATGGAGAATTTTTTATTTGATTTTGATGGCACAATCGCTGATTCAGGCGATGCAGCTACATTAGCAACGCAAGCATGTTTTAAAGATTTTGACTTGGAAATTCCTACAAACGATCAAGTACGTTATTATATGGGAGTTCCAATAGAGACATTTATTCCAGAGTTAGTTGAAAAGCAAGGAAAAGACTTCACTGAGGAACAATATAATGAGATGTATCAAAGTTTTAGAGAGCATTATAGTGAAATTGAAATGCAAACAACAACGTTATTTCCTGGTATGAAAACAACTCTAGAACAATTAAAAAATGAAGGGAAAAGACTTTTCGTTGTCTCAAGCAAGAATTCAATTTCATTAAAACGAAATTTAAAGCATTTAGGCATTGCTTCATTATTTGAAGATCTAGTTGGATCGGATCAAGTTGAAAATTATAAACCCGCACCTGATGGAATTTTAATTTTGCTAGATCGTTACCATTTGGATAAAAAACAATCAGTAATGATTGGAGATGCAAAGTATGATCTTCAAATGGGGAAAAGAGCTGACATCAAAACTTGTGGATGCTTATGGGATACCTTTGATAAAGAATTATTGGAAAAGGAACATCCAACATATTTAATTGAACATCCAAGTGATTTATTAAAATTATAAAAATTGAATAATTAAATCAATCAAGCTTTGAATGAATCTAAATATTTTTGATGCTAAAATCATCAATATTTTAATTTATACTAAGCTTGATTTTTTAGTATGTTACAATTTTGTTGCTATCTTGTATAATAAAAATATCGAAATAAGTTGAGAGAGGAATTAATTAATGAATTTATGGGAGAGATTTTTAAATAATACCCATTTACGTCGTTTTGCAGTATTAATGGTTATTATTGCAACGTTGTTTATTTTTAAAAGTATGATTAGCATTATTTTGCTAACATTTATTTTTTCATTCTTAATTATTAGATTAATTAATTGGATACAGAAAAGAGTTAAGATTCCATCGCCAGCAATTGTAATTGCAGTTTTTTCATTGCTGATTATTTTTATAATAGCCTTGGTAACCACATATGTACCTAAGTTAATTGTTCAGTCAGAAGCACTTGTAAAATCTTTAATTCATTTTTATAATAATTTGCCAGCTGAAAAGGGCACAATTTCAGCCTATATAGCAAGTTATATTAAACAATCAAACTTTTTACATCAACTTCAAGGTGGCATGACTGTAATCTTTGGCTATGTATCAAAAGCGGGATCTATGGGCTTTACCTTTGTAATCTCACTTTTATTAAGTTTCTTTTTTACAGTTGAAAAAGAAACAACATATAAATTTTCACGAAGCTTTTTAACAGGGCCATATTCATGGTTCTTTAAAGATATTTATTATTTTGCTAATATTTTTACTAATACTTTTGGGGTAGTATTAGAAGCACAATTTCTAATTGCAATTGTAAATACAATCCTTACATGTATTGGTTTAGGAATCATTGGTGTTCCTCAAATTGCTAGTTTAGGAGTAATGATTTTTATTTTAAGTTTAGTGCCAGTTGCTGGAGTAATTATTTCAGCTATTCCAATGTCATTTGTTGCTTATACAGATGGAGGAATACGCGATGTAATTTATGTATTAGTCATGTTATTAATTATCCATGCAGTTGAAGCATATATTTTAAATCCTAAATTTATGTCAAGTCGGACAGAACTGCCAATCTTCTATACATTTGTAGTATTATTTGTATCGGAAAGGCTTTTTGGAGCATGGGGATTGATTGTTGGAATTCCAATTTTTACTTTCTTTTTAGATGTTTTAGGTGTAAAACCGCTACCTGGTCGTCACCATAAATTAAGACAAAAAGCACAACGACACAAGAAAGGTGAAAGCAATGAATAAAGATGATTTTATTAAAGAATATGCAATAAATCGTGAGAATACTGATTCAGTTAAATGGGATGGTTTAAAAGATCGTTTTGGACAAACAGATTTATTGCCAATGTGGATTGCAGATACAGAATTTAAAATTCCAAAACAAGCTCAACAAGCAATGCAAAAACGCATTGAAGAAGGTGCTTTTGGCTATTCATTTGTTGATGATGGTTACTATGATGCATATTTTAATTGGCAAAAAGAACGTTATGGAATTGAATTACATAAAGAATGGGTTCGTTTTGGAACAGGTGTAGTTCAATCATTAAGCACAATTCTTCAACTATTAACACAAAAAGATGAAGCTGTAATGGTTTTACAACCTGTTTATTATCCATTTATGGACGTAGTTAAACAAAATAAACGTAATTTAATTGTTTCTAACTTAATTAATAATCATGGCCATTATGAGTTAGACCTAGATGATATGCGTCAAAAAATGGAAGAAAATCAAGTGCATGTTTTGATTTTCTGTAATCCTCATAATCCTGTAGGGCGCGTTTGGAATGAAACAGAATTAACAGAATTATTAGAATTATGTCGTCAAGAACAAGTTATTTTAATTTCAGATGAAATTCATCATGACTTAACGATTGATGGCAACAAATTTGTTTCAACATTAAATGTTCGTGATGGTTTTTACCGGGATAATTTAGTAGTTTTAGATTCACCTTCAAAAACCTTTAATATGGCAGGATTATTGAATAGTCATGTCATTATTCCAAATCCACAATTAATGAAGCGTTATGATGAATATGCAGCAGTTACAAAAGCACCAACTGGAAGTGTAATGGGAAGAGTTGCAGCACAAGCAGCTTATACATATGGTGTTGACTGGTTAGAAGGATTACAGGCTGTAATTGCATCTAATTATCGTTATATGCGCAATGAATTTAAGCAAGAATTACCGGAAGTTGTAATTTCACCACTCGAAGGAACATACTTAGCATGGATTGATTTATCAGCATTAATTCCAGAAGAAGATCTAGAGGAAGTTGTTCAAGAAAAAGCTAAGTTAGCGGTTGATTATGGAAAGTGGTTTGGAGATGCAGGTAAGGGTCATATCCGCATGAATTTAGCAACTACACCAGGCAATGTAGAGCAAGCAGTCCAAAGTTTAATTCAAGCAATTAAAGATTATCAAGAATAATTTAACTAGACACTATT from Ligilactobacillus cholophilus harbors:
- a CDS encoding alpha/beta hydrolase, producing MTVNRKHSRIVLLVIFILLIGLAIPSYIWTKRNIQDLGKWQNSRLSPVIMIPGSSATINRFDDLVKLLNKNDHQKHSLLKVKVYNNGKIKYYGKIRSGDNEPIIVVGFENNHDGYNNILKQAKMFNEAFKSLQKRYYFNNFKAIGHSNGGLVYTAFLEKYYKDYDVKMTRLMTIGSPFNFGESNLKYKTQMLADFIKQRGNLPKDLVVYSVAGTENYDSDGLVPVNSVEAGKYVFQNQVKSYTEITVTGINAQHSDLPQNQQIVDLIQKYILDNQMPKNDNDVKKDNK
- a CDS encoding GntR family transcriptional regulator, which codes for MAELIYQQIIGDLKEKIFAQKFPDMKLPDERSLAESYDVSRSSIKRALSRMANDGIIFKKRGSGTFINPLYLKNESVFNYGSGKNLGVSDNFKLNGEKPTVKVLDFNVVRPTEELQRDLFIQPEDFVYKIERLRFFDDQPFMIETGYIPIKLLPKLSSSILEKSIFEYVQQELKQSVSKSFMSVYAEPSTAHDQELLQLTPTEPTGVMEGIFFLDNGTPLEFSNMRLHYKYMKFNSFVSL
- the galE gene encoding UDP-glucose 4-epimerase GalE codes for the protein MASVLVVGGAGYIGSHMVDRLIENGEDTVVVDNLSTGHRASVSDKAKFYEGDVADKDFMRKVFKENPEIDTVIHFAAYSLVGESMHKPLKYFDNNVAGLIKLLEVMKEVNVKNLVFSSSAATYGIPDHMPIKESDPQSPINPYGESKLMMEKIMKWADEAYGIKYVALRYFNVAGAKPDGSIGEDHGPETHLVPIILQVALGEREKLQIYGDDYNTPDGTNIRDYVHPYDLADAHILAMNYLRDGKPSDAFNLGSSTGFSNLEMLKAAREVTGKEIPAEIAGRRGGDPDSLVAASDKAREVLGWEPKYDDVHSLIETAWAWHSKHPHGFED
- a CDS encoding HAD family hydrolase, whose amino-acid sequence is MENFLFDFDGTIADSGDAATLATQACFKDFDLEIPTNDQVRYYMGVPIETFIPELVEKQGKDFTEEQYNEMYQSFREHYSEIEMQTTTLFPGMKTTLEQLKNEGKRLFVVSSKNSISLKRNLKHLGIASLFEDLVGSDQVENYKPAPDGILILLDRYHLDKKQSVMIGDAKYDLQMGKRADIKTCGCLWDTFDKELLEKEHPTYLIEHPSDLLKL
- a CDS encoding aldose epimerase family protein, whose translation is MKILQKTFGRYNNEKVTEIKLVNDNDVAISCLTMGAIWHQFLVPTEEGKYQNLLLSFDGIDDYYSNTQNICKSIGRVAGRIKNASYDLNGKHFVLPENDHGNTLHGGPHGFSTWNWNYSTSSNKNSVSVIFQKKIDETMDQFPGNILATIIYTLNNNNKVTITYSAMNGKEDTLFNPTCHVYFNLSDRRDLTTHELEINSDNILETNSDLIPTGNLIPVENTPYDFRNFKNVALTVGEVHGLDTAYVVNEPGHGIKPVAVLRDKASNRQITVNSDRNGLIVYTPEDIQGQKISFSRDKGSLANKNEGIALEAQMLPDAIHQDNFGDIVLPRYSKRTYRMSFTFKQLPKNE
- the yjeM gene encoding glutamate/gamma-aminobutyrate family transporter YjeM encodes the protein MESENGSQKKMGLIALVLMIVSSIYGIGNTAIGFYQMGYAGIIWYVLAAILFFIPAALMFAEYGSVLKDAHGGIYSWLEFAVGEKFAFTGTFIWLASWIIWLLTNTSMNFINFSEAIFGKDTTQSWHLFGLSSNATLGILGVIFIFAVTFCAIRGFDKISKIASIGGIFVIFCSAFVFLGSIICIFMQHGHFAQPLTANGFIKSPNPLFSTPLGMLSFIVYAIFSYGGMETMGGVTDKVKNSERTFPRAVIIAGLFMIIAYAVLMLFWGVTANWNHLLNHSSVDLGNVPYVLISNLGYTLAIHFGATVVVANEIGKWLVRIMGLVQLLAFTATFFVMVYSPLKSFIMGSPKHFWPKSITKLNDKKMPANAMLWQAGLISVALLLISFGGSTAQDFYTILIDMMNVSTSVPYLFLIGAFPFFKKKMAGKEQSFEVYKSQRTTWVVTIIAWLTVLFGIIFSVIKPIFDHDIKTFVWTAIGPIFFGILALVILYFDNKRNSKYDLTDDNQEDEE
- the cls gene encoding cardiolipin synthase; protein product: MQTFGIIVLIIWLLNLLAAIITVFHEKRDISTTWAWLLVLVFIPVLGFILYLFVGRKISHDKIFTIQKEQEKVINALTKRQKEMWQKRDLDKDSTQQERELEHLFLESEGAFLTTNNQTKLFDDGKVFFKALIDDINQAKDSIHVEFYTFYADDIGHEVLHALENAAARGVEVRVLYDMWGSKGTNYKFFKKLEELGGAAQGFISSSAKQVITTPRLNYHDHRKLVIIDGKTGYIGGFNIGDQYLGRLPKYGYWSDTHMRVYGMAVIQMQARFMMDWNTTCRRTTKKRFEFEKRFFPVFEGNGHTKMQIVSSGPDSERQSIKRGYQKIISTAQNYLYIQTPYLIPDDSVLESLVIAALSGVDVRIMIPCKPDHPFVYRATEYYAKYLVDNGVKVYRYDNGFLHAKTMITDDTISSVGSANLDFRSFKLNFECNAFCYDDDLTKQLKAIYEKDLENCTLLTPEYFDKQSRWRKFKQYFSRLLSPTL
- a CDS encoding PTS transporter subunit EIIC, giving the protein MEFSQKFVNLTIKMREKSFVKVVRQTLAMLFPFAALGSIASVINDSILSSEGFIGNIFYIANWLPHIARIRSMFSAFSMLTIQIIAVLAAYQAAVYTAKIYHKNSELTGMTGMLAFLIIALRPAQQQYGLQTLLKFNVNTRLLGIQGLFVGIFVGFITGQIFRIICKKKITDDTDVFEKAYQTVAPVLVALTIAILINQIIIQLYHYEIPDAISDYYQNLSTKKHDLLTTLIVGAWSSLMAWFGLSGPYNNQINYDSNPATVANATFALKNHDVWNVPYKYTATTLYHSFGTFGGVGSTLALVIAIILVSRTEHYHRVARWSAFPVLFNTNQSILLGIPVLFNPIYLIPFVCTPVINMLIAALAIHLKIMPPVTYPVPLATPGVLNAFIGTGGNFIALFIGILVLAIDVIIYIPFVKFSDRIKVELEVQSLKTKTKLMK
- a CDS encoding GMP reductase gives rise to the protein MKVFDYENVQLIPNKCIIKSRKDADPSIDFGHHHFKIPVVPANMASVIDEKLAIWLADNGYFYVMHRFEPAKRFDFVKMMHARGLFASISLGIKDSEYNLIDQFKANGIQPEYITIDVAHGHSIYVMKMVEYVKQNLPDTFVIVGNVATPQAVIDLENSGADATKVGIGPGKACITKLKTGFGTAGWQLSAIWQCSQVAKKPIVADGGIRYNGDIAKSIRFGASMVMIGSMFAGHLESPGEIIERDGKKYKKYWGSASSVQKHDIHNVEGKELLVPYRGKIADTLTSMEEDLQSSISYAGGKDLDALRKVDFKIIENSIINGDYLG